Proteins from a single region of Phycisphaerae bacterium:
- a CDS encoding SDR family oxidoreductase, which translates to METQLPKNLGDRVAVVTGASSGIGEATAKALAARGARVAVLARRKERLDGLVAEIHRVGGRAAAWTLDVTDRRAVEAVAATILSEFGRVDIVVNNAGVMLPNPIEAIRADQWQKQIDLNISGLMNVIGAFTPALIKAGAGGGPADLVNISSIAGRNIFPSFAVYSGTKAFVTHLSITLRAELGAKGVRVSAVEPGVVGTELLNHVDCKGVQDWFEASKSHMEWLRSEDVAETIAFIVSAPRRVNLQLVTIMPTGQAM; encoded by the coding sequence ATGGAAACGCAGTTGCCGAAAAACCTGGGCGATCGTGTGGCCGTTGTCACGGGCGCTTCAAGTGGCATTGGCGAGGCGACCGCGAAAGCCCTGGCCGCGCGCGGGGCGCGGGTCGCGGTGCTGGCCCGACGCAAGGAACGCCTGGATGGTTTAGTCGCCGAGATCCATCGGGTCGGCGGGCGGGCCGCGGCATGGACACTGGACGTCACCGATCGAAGGGCCGTCGAAGCGGTCGCGGCGACAATCCTCAGTGAGTTCGGGCGCGTGGACATCGTGGTCAACAACGCCGGGGTCATGCTTCCGAATCCGATCGAGGCGATCAGAGCCGATCAGTGGCAGAAGCAGATCGACCTGAACATCAGTGGCCTGATGAACGTGATCGGGGCGTTCACGCCGGCGTTGATCAAGGCGGGCGCGGGCGGCGGGCCGGCCGATCTGGTGAACATCTCTTCCATCGCGGGGCGAAATATCTTTCCGAGCTTCGCGGTTTACAGCGGGACCAAGGCCTTCGTCACCCATCTGTCCATTACCCTTCGCGCCGAGCTTGGGGCCAAGGGCGTGCGCGTTTCCGCCGTGGAGCCCGGTGTCGTCGGCACCGAGCTGCTGAATCATGTCGACTGTAAGGGCGTCCAGGACTGGTTCGAGGCCTCAAAATCGCACATGGAGTGGCTTCGGTCGGAGGACGTCGCCGAGACCATTGCATTCATCGTGTCGGCCCCCAGGCGAGTGAATCTCCAATTGGTCACCATCATGCCGACCGGCCAAGCGATGTGA
- a CDS encoding NPCBM/NEW2 domain-containing protein, producing MKSLFSVVFSLFFGLLAPAAAETMPLSKLDLNAMSAGWGRPQVDKAVTGKPLQIGAQVYKEGVGTHADSEFFIELDGKADRFRAMVGVDAAAGNARASIEFFVYGDDQVLFQSGICKLGEDSRACDVPLTGVKILSLEVTDAGDGVSYDHANWCDAVITYSGAAPRALSTGPPEAKAILTPSPPREPRINGPKIHGVRPGSPFIYRIPATGDRPMTFAATGLPDGLTLDGDTGIVTGSTTLKGEHKVTLTARNAKGSCRRELRIAVGDRLALTPYMGWNTWYLHYSHINDAMMRKAADDMIGSGMADYGYQYVSLDDCWMVKPGSDDPELGGQPRNPDGTLRPNKRFPDMKALTDYIHSKGLRAGTYISPGPTTCAGYTGSYQHEAQDARTFAEWGFDLLKYDWCSYANVAGGKTREHYMKPYRLMWNELQKLDRDIVFNLCQYGQDKVWEWGGEVGHSWRTTDDIGWVGGHLSKGIYIVGLANAQHWQYAGPGKWNDPDYLSVGRINADGGEGQATPLTPSEQYSHVTMWCLMASPFVFAGDMGKLDPFTFSLICNSEVLDVNLDALGKQARILRQTRRELVLVKELEDDSTAVGVFNLGPRASTFSVTWQDLGLTKAPQRIRDVWRQKDFEVPTEGYKAELPRHGTFMYRFWPAK from the coding sequence ATGAAATCCTTATTCTCTGTTGTCTTCTCCCTCTTCTTCGGCCTGCTCGCCCCGGCCGCCGCCGAGACCATGCCGCTCTCGAAGCTGGACCTGAACGCCATGTCCGCCGGGTGGGGCCGGCCGCAGGTGGACAAGGCCGTCACCGGCAAGCCCCTGCAGATCGGCGCCCAGGTCTACAAAGAAGGCGTCGGCACGCACGCGGACAGCGAGTTCTTCATCGAGTTGGACGGCAAGGCCGATCGGTTCCGGGCCATGGTCGGCGTGGATGCGGCCGCAGGCAATGCCCGGGCTTCGATCGAGTTCTTCGTGTACGGCGATGACCAGGTCCTGTTCCAGAGCGGCATCTGCAAGCTGGGCGAGGACTCCAGGGCGTGCGATGTGCCGCTGACAGGAGTCAAGATACTCTCTTTAGAGGTAACTGACGCGGGCGACGGCGTCTCGTACGATCACGCCAACTGGTGCGACGCGGTCATCACCTACTCCGGCGCGGCCCCCAGGGCTCTCTCCACGGGTCCGCCGGAGGCGAAAGCGATTCTCACGCCGTCGCCGCCCCGTGAGCCGCGCATCAACGGCCCCAAGATCCACGGCGTGCGGCCCGGCTCGCCGTTCATTTATCGCATACCTGCCACCGGCGACCGGCCGATGACCTTTGCGGCCACCGGTCTGCCCGATGGGCTTACCCTCGATGGGGACACGGGGATCGTCACCGGCTCAACCACGCTCAAGGGCGAGCACAAGGTGACGCTCACCGCGAGGAACGCCAAGGGTTCGTGCCGCCGCGAGTTGCGGATCGCGGTGGGGGACAGGCTGGCCCTGACTCCGTACATGGGCTGGAACACCTGGTACCTGCACTACTCGCACATCAACGACGCCATGATGCGCAAGGCCGCCGACGACATGATCGGCTCGGGCATGGCCGACTACGGTTATCAGTATGTCAGCCTGGACGACTGCTGGATGGTCAAGCCTGGCTCGGATGACCCGGAGCTGGGCGGCCAGCCCCGCAATCCCGACGGCACCCTCCGCCCGAACAAGCGGTTTCCGGATATGAAGGCCCTGACCGACTACATTCACTCGAAGGGACTGCGGGCGGGGACATACATCTCCCCCGGCCCGACGACCTGCGCCGGCTACACGGGCTCCTATCAGCACGAGGCCCAGGACGCCCGGACCTTTGCCGAGTGGGGTTTCGATCTGCTGAAATATGACTGGTGCAGCTATGCCAACGTGGCTGGCGGCAAGACCCGCGAGCACTACATGAAGCCCTACCGGCTGATGTGGAATGAGCTGCAGAAGCTGGACCGCGACATCGTGTTCAACCTTTGTCAGTACGGGCAGGACAAGGTCTGGGAGTGGGGCGGCGAGGTCGGCCACTCCTGGCGAACGACGGACGACATCGGCTGGGTCGGCGGCCATTTGTCCAAGGGCATTTACATCGTCGGCCTGGCCAACGCCCAGCACTGGCAGTACGCCGGGCCCGGCAAGTGGAACGACCCCGATTACCTCTCCGTCGGACGAATCAATGCCGATGGCGGCGAGGGTCAGGCCACGCCGCTGACCCCCAGCGAGCAGTATTCGCATGTGACCATGTGGTGTCTGATGGCCTCGCCGTTCGTCTTCGCGGGTGACATGGGCAAGCTCGATCCGTTCACGTTCAGCCTGATCTGCAACTCGGAGGTGCTCGACGTGAACCTCGACGCCCTGGGCAAGCAGGCTCGGATCCTGCGGCAGACGCGACGTGAGTTGGTCCTGGTCAAGGAACTCGAGGACGATTCCACCGCGGTCGGCGTCTTCAACCTCGGCCCCCGAGCTTCGACGTTCTCGGTGACGTGGCAGGATCTGGGCCTGACCAAAGCCCCGCAGCGCATCCGCGACGTCTGGCGGCAAAAGGACTTCGAGGTCCCGACCGAGGGCTACAAGGCGGAACTGCCACGTCATGGGACGTTCATGTATCGGTTCTGGCCGGCGAAGTAG
- a CDS encoding DUF1080 domain-containing protein, which translates to MRHNAFLRIVAAGSMTAVLAAVLMTWAADAGTSKSALESDDQGWQDIMPPADLAGWYRVPVPPGGKLGRDQWHVDAAAKLLICDGDGGHDMLLTKKEYGDAIFHFEFRYTQVEGKSGYNSGAYVRNSEDGGLWHQAQFGDASDGYLFGETRTTEGGKQFFTLQKDVKNGRVKPVGEWNIMEISAQGKVLTLWVNGAVTCKFEKCGTPQGHLGLEGEGYRIEFRNLKVKPLGGAAGSTFSKPVIDIGVVVSDIEKSAKFYTESLGMTEVKGFSVSGELGRKIGLIDNHPVDIRVFVPADTDSTTRIKMMSFADAPGKAADQSWIHSTLGIRYLTIYVASADATLERLAKTGVKPIGETPVSLGKNQRLITVRDPDGVFIELIGP; encoded by the coding sequence ATGCGACACAACGCCTTTCTCCGAATCGTGGCGGCAGGATCGATGACCGCCGTTCTGGCCGCTGTTCTCATGACCTGGGCCGCCGATGCCGGCACGTCGAAAAGCGCCCTGGAGTCCGACGATCAGGGCTGGCAGGACATAATGCCGCCCGCCGATCTGGCCGGCTGGTACCGCGTGCCCGTGCCGCCCGGGGGCAAGCTGGGCCGCGACCAGTGGCATGTCGATGCCGCCGCCAAGCTCCTGATCTGCGACGGCGACGGCGGCCACGACATGCTCCTGACCAAGAAGGAGTACGGCGACGCGATCTTCCACTTCGAGTTTCGATACACCCAGGTCGAGGGCAAATCCGGGTACAACAGCGGGGCGTACGTGCGCAACTCCGAGGACGGCGGGCTCTGGCACCAAGCCCAGTTCGGCGATGCCAGCGACGGCTACCTCTTTGGCGAAACCCGTACCACCGAAGGTGGCAAGCAGTTCTTCACCCTACAGAAGGACGTCAAGAACGGCCGGGTCAAGCCGGTCGGCGAATGGAACATCATGGAAATCAGTGCCCAGGGCAAGGTCCTGACCCTCTGGGTGAACGGGGCGGTGACCTGCAAGTTCGAGAAGTGCGGCACGCCCCAGGGCCATCTCGGGCTCGAAGGCGAGGGCTACCGCATTGAGTTCCGCAACCTGAAGGTCAAGCCGCTGGGCGGAGCGGCCGGGTCGACCTTCTCCAAGCCGGTGATCGATATCGGTGTGGTCGTCTCGGACATCGAGAAGTCGGCCAAGTTCTACACCGAGAGCCTGGGGATGACCGAGGTGAAGGGCTTCTCCGTCAGCGGTGAGCTCGGCCGCAAGATCGGCCTGATCGACAACCACCCCGTTGACATTCGTGTTTTCGTTCCCGCGGATACCGACTCCACCACCCGGATCAAGATGATGTCTTTCGCGGACGCGCCCGGTAAGGCTGCCGATCAGAGCTGGATCCACTCGACGCTGGGCATCCGGTACCTGACCATCTACGTTGCCAGCGCGGATGCGACCCTTGAGCGCCTGGCCAAGACCGGCGTCAAGCCGATCGGCGAAACACCGGTTTCGTTGGGTAAGAACCAGCGTCTGATCACAGTCCGGGATCCCGACGGCGTCTTTATCGAGCTGATTGGGCCGTAA
- a CDS encoding endo-1,4-beta-xylanase — MMGVSMQTQKLSIRRGLLAAIGLLTAWPSATAGPNEPRSLRAAADGLFTIGAGVSDRIPETPTDWPLLIAQFGALTPENCLKPNPVQVAEGSFHFTRPDAFVEFAASRHLQVVGHCLVWAKDDRTPPWFFRDGDGTAGHDLLLARMKSHIATVAGRYRGRIAMWDVVNEALDDGKEFLRPSGWSRACGEDFIVKAFEFAHEVDPQALLIYNDYNNELPGKREKQIRLLRSLREKGAPVHAIGLQGHYELDHLPFTDLEATLVTMRQLGVKVVVSELDIDVIPRSRWWADGGRYRGELAKLDPYRDGCPAEILRRQADQYAQLFRLFRKYSDVVARVSFWNLHDGQSWLNDFPWKRVNHPLLFDRQGKSKPAFDAVLEALKREPTASNPRPATERDTLIDSLQRHPPAKSQNHLLNP, encoded by the coding sequence ATGATGGGTGTGTCGATGCAGACCCAGAAGCTGTCAATCCGTCGGGGCCTCCTGGCCGCCATCGGGCTGCTGACGGCATGGCCATCGGCCACAGCCGGACCGAACGAGCCGCGTTCGCTGCGTGCCGCCGCGGATGGCCTCTTCACGATCGGCGCGGGCGTCAGCGACCGGATTCCCGAAACCCCGACCGACTGGCCGTTGCTCATCGCTCAGTTTGGCGCCCTGACGCCGGAGAACTGCCTCAAACCCAACCCGGTGCAGGTTGCGGAAGGGTCGTTCCACTTCACCCGGCCGGACGCGTTCGTCGAGTTCGCCGCATCCCGTCATCTTCAGGTCGTGGGCCACTGCCTGGTCTGGGCCAAAGACGACCGCACACCGCCCTGGTTCTTCCGCGATGGCGACGGCACGGCCGGCCACGACCTGCTGCTCGCCCGCATGAAGTCGCATATCGCCACCGTCGCCGGCCGCTATCGCGGCCGCATCGCCATGTGGGATGTGGTCAACGAGGCCCTGGACGACGGCAAGGAGTTCCTGCGGCCGTCGGGCTGGAGCAGGGCTTGCGGCGAGGACTTCATCGTCAAGGCATTCGAGTTCGCCCACGAGGTGGATCCACAGGCCCTGCTCATCTACAACGACTACAACAACGAGCTGCCCGGCAAGCGCGAAAAGCAGATCCGCCTTCTCCGTTCGCTGCGCGAGAAGGGTGCGCCCGTGCATGCGATCGGCCTCCAGGGACATTACGAACTGGACCACCTGCCCTTCACCGACCTTGAAGCCACGCTCGTTACCATGCGCCAGCTCGGCGTCAAAGTGGTGGTGTCCGAACTCGACATCGACGTCATCCCCCGGTCACGATGGTGGGCGGACGGCGGCAGGTATCGCGGGGAACTCGCCAAGCTCGATCCCTACCGCGACGGTTGTCCTGCCGAGATCCTGCGGCGCCAGGCCGACCAGTACGCCCAGCTCTTCCGCCTCTTCCGCAAATACTCCGACGTCGTCGCCCGAGTCTCATTCTGGAATCTGCACGACGGCCAGAGCTGGCTAAACGATTTCCCTTGGAAGCGAGTGAACCACCCGTTGCTCTTCGATCGCCAGGGCAAATCGAAGCCAGCCTTCGATGCCGTTCTGGAAGCACTGAAGCGGGAGCCCACGGCTTCTAACCCGAGGCCTGCCACCGAGAGGGATACGTTGATCGACTCGCTGCAGCGTCATCCTCCAGCGAAAAGCCAAAACCACCTTCTGAACCCATGA
- a CDS encoding PLP-dependent transferase yields MAPDPLTPYGNRPMVTPIVNAVNYEYLSFEVLRQITDGEIDGYTYHRDDNPTVREVERKIADLEGAEDCIVCTTGMAACTMVYLTYLKSGDHLIIFHDTYGANYKVALILERLGVSITWLSADESGRLGEHVRPNTRMIFLETPSNPLCKILDIRSARKAADTVGALLVVDNTFATPYHQTPLRLGADLVIHSATKALGGHNDLMAGAIAGSMEHYNQLWFTRQAIGTTLDAYSAFLLERGLKTFELRTEAMARGAQIVAEFLAGQPKVSRLAYPGLASCPGHAVAASQMQRGFGGMLAFDVGEEEEDAKRFIAALKTIYHAVSLGATESLICIPYLTTMLYLPPELRTGFGVRKNTVRLSIGIEPPEKLVADLKQALACVPQRVLSPA; encoded by the coding sequence ATGGCCCCTGATCCGTTGACCCCGTACGGCAACCGGCCGATGGTGACGCCGATCGTCAATGCCGTCAATTATGAGTATCTTTCGTTCGAGGTGCTCCGTCAGATTACCGACGGCGAGATCGATGGCTATACGTACCATCGAGATGACAACCCGACCGTGCGGGAGGTCGAACGCAAGATTGCCGACCTGGAAGGGGCGGAGGACTGCATCGTCTGCACCACCGGGATGGCCGCCTGCACGATGGTCTACTTGACCTATCTCAAGTCCGGCGACCACCTGATCATCTTTCACGACACTTATGGCGCGAACTACAAGGTGGCCCTGATACTCGAGCGGCTGGGCGTCAGCATCACCTGGCTGAGTGCGGATGAATCGGGTCGTCTCGGCGAGCACGTCCGACCGAATACCCGGATGATCTTCCTGGAAACGCCCAGCAACCCGCTATGCAAGATCCTGGATATACGTTCCGCTCGCAAGGCTGCGGACACCGTCGGGGCTCTGCTCGTCGTCGACAATACCTTCGCCACGCCGTACCACCAAACGCCCCTCCGACTGGGGGCGGACCTGGTGATCCACAGCGCCACCAAGGCGCTCGGCGGCCACAATGATCTGATGGCGGGTGCAATCGCCGGGTCCATGGAGCACTACAACCAGCTGTGGTTTACCCGACAGGCCATCGGCACGACGCTGGACGCCTACTCCGCTTTTCTGCTGGAACGCGGGCTCAAGACCTTTGAATTGCGCACCGAGGCCATGGCCCGCGGAGCCCAGATTGTGGCCGAGTTCCTGGCCGGGCAACCGAAGGTGTCCCGGCTGGCGTATCCCGGCCTAGCCAGTTGCCCGGGCCATGCCGTCGCGGCGAGCCAGATGCAGCGTGGCTTTGGCGGAATGCTGGCCTTCGACGTCGGCGAGGAGGAAGAGGATGCCAAGCGGTTCATCGCCGCCCTCAAGACCATCTACCACGCGGTGAGTCTCGGGGCGACTGAATCGCTGATCTGCATTCCGTACTTGACCACCATGCTCTACTTGCCTCCAGAGCTTCGCACGGGTTTTGGCGTCCGGAAGAACACCGTTCGACTGTCCATCGGGATCGAGCCGCCTGAGAAGCTCGTGGCCGACCTGAAACAGGCTCTGGCATGCGTGCCGCAGCGCGTCCTATCCCCCGCCTGA
- a CDS encoding serine/threonine protein kinase, which produces MTPSLHQQAKELFLAVCEMDDSTRRAYLQARCGQDPALRAEVESLLQYHTTKTLLAASAAQDTQAVASTAGISTQSASDRWPSGTRVAERYRIISILGRGGMGEVYRAEDLRLSRTVALKFLTAGRGSDPAWLARFYAEARMASTITHRHVCRIYDIGEVDGEAFISMEYIDGENLATLLKRVGRLAPEKACHVARQLCLGLAAAHDRGILHRDLKPANVMLDERGEVRLTDFGIAVSVSDAATSERAGTLAYMAPEVRRGEPATIQSDVYSLGLILYELATGRPAAEPSTGGLPDASRVISPPSAWANDLDRKLERVILDCLEPDPRHRPESVYDVLGELPGGEVLAAMVASGETPPVHVVADSPRRPRRAAVAAIAGALFVAVGLIVALLLARSTLLISRARLSLPPEVLGQKAEEILRTLGYDPASYSCVQAFEVDHKRWNAIRGTTTQPAESTPSLPIGMEVLCYRYRLFGRSTESSQDFSVFETQPPGGHQVEVLLTGDGHLRWLDGWGSRKVRVGSRGDSPWATLFSLAGLQMSDFRLVSGDDRVRLWEPAQVGATSIRVRADLQEGRIRFNVGAHLSAEPTRATRSSEASGQTDRDDGDRTSGHQPPPVGGQTATSLIFIGTLIASMPLAWNNARRKTSDRRGASQIAIAVFGMQFVLYVLGHSVPESFVAAVVWFVSASQLALFTSFMVWIYYMAIEPYVRRFWPHSLISWTRVLAGRIRDPLVGHDIVLGAASGVAIFILQQLNAWVGLQSAHPWAALVGPVVDWEPGRLSGYQFTANSLVNAALLAMTRGLIVLALMLLLRLIFRQRWLAIVALIVLLAAALASSTGPIGLAPWLTCGLLAAGMAVTLQELGFLAFLTSLFVTRLLVLAPLTLDRHVWYASQSLLSVLVIAAAVAWALSMSLKRSESRFRSPTT; this is translated from the coding sequence ATGACACCCTCTCTTCACCAGCAGGCCAAGGAGCTGTTTCTGGCCGTCTGTGAAATGGATGACTCTACCCGTCGCGCTTACTTGCAGGCGCGCTGCGGACAGGATCCGGCTCTGCGAGCCGAAGTGGAATCCCTTCTCCAGTATCACACCACGAAGACGCTTCTGGCAGCCTCGGCCGCACAGGACACCCAAGCGGTCGCATCAACGGCGGGTATCTCGACGCAGTCCGCGTCGGATCGGTGGCCTTCGGGCACTCGGGTGGCGGAGCGGTACCGGATCATCAGCATTCTGGGCAGGGGCGGCATGGGCGAGGTCTATCGGGCCGAGGATCTCCGGCTCTCTCGGACCGTGGCCTTGAAGTTCCTCACCGCGGGTCGAGGCTCCGATCCGGCATGGCTCGCCCGATTCTACGCCGAGGCCCGCATGGCCTCGACAATCACCCATCGCCACGTATGCCGCATCTACGACATCGGCGAAGTCGACGGCGAGGCGTTCATCTCGATGGAGTACATCGATGGGGAGAACCTCGCCACCCTCCTCAAGCGAGTGGGACGTCTCGCTCCGGAAAAAGCCTGCCACGTCGCGCGTCAGCTTTGCCTCGGCCTGGCCGCCGCCCACGACCGCGGCATTCTGCATCGCGATCTCAAGCCGGCCAACGTCATGCTCGACGAACGCGGCGAAGTCCGGCTGACCGATTTTGGCATCGCCGTTTCCGTGTCCGATGCAGCCACCTCTGAACGTGCCGGTACGCTCGCTTACATGGCTCCGGAAGTCCGGCGTGGCGAACCGGCAACCATCCAGAGTGACGTCTACTCGCTGGGCCTGATTCTGTACGAGTTGGCGACGGGGCGGCCGGCCGCCGAACCCAGCACCGGCGGTCTCCCGGATGCCTCGCGGGTGATCTCACCGCCGAGCGCGTGGGCGAACGACCTCGACCGAAAGCTCGAGCGTGTGATCCTGGATTGCCTGGAACCTGATCCGCGCCATCGTCCCGAGTCCGTCTACGATGTGCTCGGCGAGCTTCCGGGTGGCGAGGTATTGGCCGCGATGGTGGCCTCCGGAGAAACACCCCCGGTTCACGTGGTGGCCGACTCCCCAAGGCGTCCCCGCCGAGCGGCTGTCGCGGCCATCGCGGGTGCTCTCTTTGTCGCTGTGGGCCTCATCGTCGCCCTGCTGCTGGCCCGTAGCACGTTGCTCATCTCCCGTGCCCGGCTGTCGCTGCCCCCTGAGGTGCTCGGCCAAAAAGCGGAGGAGATCCTGCGAACGCTCGGGTACGATCCCGCGAGCTACTCGTGCGTGCAAGCCTTCGAGGTTGACCACAAGCGATGGAACGCGATTCGTGGCACGACGACTCAGCCCGCCGAATCGACTCCCTCGTTGCCGATAGGCATGGAGGTCCTCTGTTACCGCTACAGGCTCTTTGGTCGGTCCACCGAGTCATCCCAGGATTTCAGTGTCTTTGAGACTCAACCCCCTGGAGGGCATCAGGTCGAGGTTCTTCTGACCGGGGACGGGCACCTTCGGTGGTTGGACGGTTGGGGCTCGAGGAAGGTCAGGGTCGGCTCCCGCGGGGATTCGCCCTGGGCGACCCTGTTCAGCCTAGCCGGCCTGCAGATGAGCGATTTCAGGCTTGTCTCCGGAGACGACCGTGTCAGGCTCTGGGAACCGGCTCAAGTGGGGGCGACTTCGATTCGAGTGCGGGCTGATCTCCAGGAAGGTCGAATTCGCTTCAACGTCGGCGCTCATCTGTCCGCCGAGCCTACTCGGGCTACTCGGTCTTCAGAGGCGAGTGGACAGACCGATCGGGACGACGGCGATCGCACGAGCGGGCACCAACCTCCCCCGGTGGGTGGGCAGACCGCGACAAGCCTGATCTTCATTGGCACGCTGATCGCCTCGATGCCGTTGGCATGGAACAATGCTCGCCGAAAGACAAGTGATCGCCGAGGGGCAAGCCAGATCGCAATCGCGGTTTTCGGGATGCAGTTCGTGTTATACGTCCTCGGACATTCCGTCCCTGAGAGTTTTGTCGCCGCGGTGGTTTGGTTTGTGTCGGCGTCACAGCTCGCTCTCTTCACATCCTTCATGGTGTGGATCTACTACATGGCCATCGAACCGTACGTCCGCCGTTTCTGGCCCCATTCGCTCATCTCGTGGACTCGGGTATTGGCCGGTCGAATCCGGGATCCGCTGGTGGGACACGACATTGTCCTGGGTGCCGCGTCCGGCGTGGCGATCTTCATCCTGCAGCAGCTGAATGCCTGGGTCGGACTTCAGTCCGCGCACCCGTGGGCGGCGCTGGTCGGTCCGGTTGTGGATTGGGAACCGGGCCGACTGTCAGGGTACCAGTTCACGGCCAATTCGCTGGTCAATGCCGCTTTGCTTGCCATGACGCGCGGCTTGATCGTGTTGGCCTTGATGCTGCTTCTCCGGCTCATCTTCCGGCAGCGCTGGCTGGCCATAGTGGCTCTCATCGTGCTGCTGGCGGCCGCGCTCGCTTCTTCGACGGGTCCGATCGGCCTCGCGCCGTGGCTCACCTGTGGGCTGCTGGCCGCCGGCATGGCCGTCACTCTCCAGGAGCTCGGCTTCCTGGCTTTCCTGACCAGTCTGTTTGTGACCCGGCTCTTGGTCCTCGCCCCACTGACCCTTGACCGCCATGTCTGGTATGCCAGCCAGAGCCTGCTGTCCGTGCTCGTCATTGCGGCTGCGGTCGCGTGGGCTCTGAGCATGAGCCTGAAACGAAGCGAGTCGCGGTTCAGATCGCCGACGACCTGA
- a CDS encoding sigma-70 family RNA polymerase sigma factor produces MASDIREQITEIVTQAGGGRPVAEQLFELLYEPLRHLAARFLSGENVGHTLTPTALVHEAYLKLVDQSRVNWQGKTHFLAVGAQAMRRILVDHARSRRRAKRGGNAVRLQLDEHIALSPGRDEDVLALDDALERLAALDPRQASVVEMRFFGGLNVAEVAAVLGVSKRTVEGEWTAARAWLRRELGDKDGSQ; encoded by the coding sequence ATGGCAAGCGACATCCGCGAGCAGATCACGGAAATCGTAACCCAGGCCGGTGGCGGCAGGCCCGTCGCGGAGCAGCTGTTTGAGCTCCTCTACGAGCCGCTGCGGCACTTGGCCGCTCGGTTCCTTTCAGGTGAGAACGTGGGACACACCCTGACCCCAACCGCTCTGGTCCACGAGGCCTATCTCAAGCTCGTCGATCAAAGCCGAGTGAACTGGCAGGGCAAGACTCACTTTCTGGCGGTTGGAGCCCAGGCCATGCGCCGGATCCTGGTAGACCATGCTCGATCGCGCCGCCGGGCCAAGCGTGGGGGCAACGCCGTCCGGCTCCAACTCGACGAGCACATCGCTCTCAGCCCGGGCCGGGACGAGGACGTCCTGGCGCTCGATGACGCTCTGGAGAGGCTGGCCGCCCTGGATCCGAGGCAGGCATCCGTGGTCGAGATGCGGTTCTTCGGGGGATTGAACGTCGCGGAAGTGGCCGCCGTTCTCGGGGTCTCGAAACGGACCGTTGAGGGCGAGTGGACCGCGGCCAGGGCGTGGCTCCGGCGCGAATTGGGCGACAAGGATGGGAGTCAATGA
- a CDS encoding 3-oxoacyl-ACP synthase III family protein, which translates to MSNALRRVFIAGTGSFLPNEPVPNARIDAVLGLLTGAPERVQSFIQTVGSRMLATSGIEQRHFAIDPATGWLTHTVADLAEHACRRALDDAGLGVTDVELIILASSNYDESTPPTSALLQERLGIETCAEMEIHSNCSGVGKGVQIAYDALRVGRYRTALVVYPQLSSVYLRAAYLNPARVTKKHAALRYILADGSGAVVLRSSQASSGEPLSREIVGTCVESVGGRLPPAMTAGGGVANLADPARQIQHIYEQGLHHLDQDFAAVNRDAGRLLLEGIARMINRLGIDRGLIGHFILSIPSMQLYDDGLKRFMEYLDCSPDQVRRRVKFRARNTGYCGGASILLHLDEMARAGEVRAGEWAVVHSVESSKWMTGGFVVKW; encoded by the coding sequence GTGAGTAACGCTCTACGTCGCGTATTCATCGCGGGCACGGGATCATTCCTGCCCAACGAGCCGGTTCCCAACGCGCGGATTGATGCAGTCCTCGGCCTGCTCACCGGCGCCCCCGAGCGCGTTCAGTCCTTCATTCAGACCGTCGGAAGCCGAATGTTGGCTACAAGTGGTATTGAACAGCGGCATTTTGCGATTGACCCTGCGACCGGCTGGCTAACCCATACCGTGGCCGACCTGGCCGAGCATGCCTGCCGACGGGCGCTAGACGATGCCGGCCTGGGTGTTACGGACGTCGAGCTGATCATCCTCGCCAGTTCAAACTACGACGAAAGCACACCTCCGACCTCGGCTTTGCTGCAGGAGAGGCTGGGTATCGAGACGTGCGCGGAGATGGAGATTCACTCGAACTGCTCCGGCGTGGGCAAGGGTGTCCAGATCGCCTACGACGCGTTGCGCGTGGGCCGATACCGGACCGCCCTGGTCGTTTATCCACAGCTTTCAAGCGTGTACCTCCGGGCCGCCTACCTGAACCCGGCCCGGGTGACCAAGAAACACGCAGCCTTGCGCTACATCCTGGCGGACGGCAGCGGAGCGGTCGTGCTCCGGTCTTCGCAGGCCTCGTCCGGCGAACCGCTGTCACGGGAAATCGTCGGAACGTGCGTCGAGTCGGTCGGCGGCAGGCTTCCGCCCGCCATGACGGCGGGTGGGGGTGTGGCCAACCTGGCCGATCCGGCCAGGCAGATCCAGCACATCTACGAACAGGGGTTGCACCATCTCGATCAGGATTTCGCGGCGGTCAACCGCGATGCGGGCCGCTTGCTGCTCGAGGGAATCGCCCGGATGATAAACCGGCTGGGGATCGACCGCGGGCTGATTGGCCATTTCATCCTCTCGATTCCCAGTATGCAGCTCTACGATGATGGTCTTAAGCGATTCATGGAATACCTGGACTGCTCGCCAGACCAGGTCAGGCGGCGAGTCAAGTTCCGGGCGCGAAACACGGGCTATTGTGGCGGGGCATCGATCCTGCTGCACCTGGACGAGATGGCCCGCGCCGGGGAGGTTCGGGCAGGAGAGTGGGCCGTGGTCCATTCCGTCGAGTCGAGCAAGTGGATGACCGGTGGCTTCGTGGTGAAATGGTGA